A single genomic interval of Exiguobacterium sp. BMC-KP harbors:
- the rocF gene encoding arginase — protein MNIAYISVPYRYGQGKPGTEHGPAAVEKAGLLATLEARGQEAVRYGEAAVLSEDAVREEDPKLKRLEGVVHTTNDLHLIVRDALSEQRFPLLVGGDHSMAIGTIAGLRQTVPRLGVIWFDAHGDLNTPETSPSGNIHGMPLAVALGEGHQRLTEVGGTDVKLQPEHLVFIGLRDVDPGEQELIDRLGIRVYDMEAIRTRGMDAIMEEAIAYLKETTDAFYLSFDMDGLDPSLVVGTGTRVADGIFLDDAKTVLQHCATAEDFIAAEFVEVNPLLEEGNGTAELANELIGDLLLAMETHRLVK, from the coding sequence ATGAATATCGCGTATATCAGCGTACCGTATCGTTATGGACAAGGAAAGCCGGGCACTGAACACGGACCTGCAGCTGTCGAAAAAGCTGGTCTACTAGCGACACTCGAAGCACGGGGACAAGAAGCAGTTCGCTACGGGGAAGCGGCTGTCTTATCCGAAGATGCAGTCCGAGAAGAAGATCCGAAACTGAAACGTCTCGAAGGAGTCGTCCATACGACGAATGACTTGCACCTGATTGTTCGTGATGCGTTATCGGAACAACGTTTTCCGTTACTTGTCGGTGGTGATCACAGCATGGCGATCGGAACGATTGCAGGTCTTCGCCAGACTGTGCCACGTCTTGGGGTCATCTGGTTCGATGCACACGGTGATTTGAATACACCTGAAACATCACCTTCTGGTAACATCCACGGCATGCCGCTCGCTGTAGCCCTTGGGGAAGGACATCAGCGCTTAACGGAAGTCGGAGGGACAGATGTCAAATTGCAACCAGAGCATCTCGTTTTCATCGGATTACGTGACGTCGATCCAGGCGAACAAGAGTTGATTGATCGTCTTGGTATTCGTGTCTATGATATGGAAGCGATCCGAACGCGGGGAATGGATGCAATCATGGAAGAAGCAATTGCTTATTTGAAAGAAACAACGGATGCTTTTTATTTAAGCTTCGATATGGATGGTCTTGATCCATCACTCGTCGTTGGTACAGGAACACGTGTCGCTGATGGTATCTTCTTAGATGATGCGAAGACTGTGTTACAGCATTGCGCAACAGCAGAAGACTTTATCGCTGCTGAATTCGTTGAAGTGAATCCGTTACTTGAAGAAGGAAACGGTACTGCAGAGCTTGCGAATGAGCTGATTGGCGATTTACTTTTGGCAATGGAAACACATCGCTTAGTAAAATAA
- the sigW gene encoding RNA polymerase sigma factor SigW, whose protein sequence is MEETTLRLIERVKQGDRDAFAALVDLYKEGAFLVAFRVLRDRMEAEDATQEAFIRVFTKIDSYNAQWKFRTWLYRIVTNVSIDRLRKKKPDYSLDAEMSGTEGLTLYSQLESKDTLPEDQVVDNEQRNEVGDAIAALPEKYRVPLVLKYVEDLSLKEISEMIELPVATVKTRIHRGREALKKHFAKR, encoded by the coding sequence GTGGAAGAAACGACACTACGCTTAATCGAGCGAGTGAAACAAGGAGACCGTGATGCGTTCGCGGCACTTGTTGATCTATATAAGGAAGGTGCCTTTCTTGTGGCTTTCCGTGTCTTGCGCGATCGAATGGAAGCGGAGGATGCGACACAAGAAGCCTTTATCCGTGTATTTACGAAGATTGATTCGTATAATGCACAATGGAAGTTCCGAACTTGGTTATACCGAATCGTTACAAACGTATCGATTGACCGATTACGGAAAAAGAAACCTGATTATTCTCTTGATGCTGAGATGTCAGGTACTGAAGGACTGACATTGTATTCACAACTCGAGAGCAAGGACACCTTGCCGGAGGACCAAGTGGTCGATAACGAGCAACGAAACGAAGTCGGGGATGCGATTGCAGCTTTACCAGAAAAATACCGTGTCCCACTCGTCCTGAAATATGTAGAAGATCTATCACTGAAAGAAATCAGTGAAATGATCGAATTACCAGTCGCTACTGTCAAAACTAGAATTCATCGTGGACGGGAAGCGCTGAAAAAGCATTTTGCTAAACGATGA
- a CDS encoding anti-sigma factor, with product MSREHVHERIQDYLDQNQPPEDFERLEAELREADAMDEFEEYRLLDARLRQLPAPKLSADFTSRVLAQLPDQVDMPSAALLHQPQPSRFGGKMKQYPLLAAAAVFLLLSVGSLGGYMAQEEHDLSYTNAPGIVAQNGEVVVPKGVTVDQDLYVEGGNVRIEGKVNGDVMTVDGKAYTASAGSVTGEIKEIDQLFERVWYGIKRLFQ from the coding sequence ATGTCACGAGAGCATGTACATGAACGGATCCAGGATTATTTAGATCAAAACCAACCACCTGAGGACTTCGAGCGATTAGAAGCAGAGTTACGGGAAGCAGACGCGATGGACGAGTTCGAAGAGTATCGGCTCCTTGATGCTCGACTACGTCAACTTCCAGCGCCCAAATTATCGGCAGATTTTACATCCCGCGTGCTGGCACAATTGCCCGACCAGGTGGATATGCCAAGCGCTGCTTTGCTACACCAACCACAACCGTCTCGTTTTGGAGGGAAGATGAAGCAGTACCCATTGCTCGCGGCAGCGGCTGTGTTCTTACTCTTGTCGGTCGGTAGCCTGGGTGGTTATATGGCACAAGAAGAACATGACTTATCCTATACGAATGCACCAGGTATCGTCGCTCAAAATGGCGAAGTTGTCGTCCCGAAAGGCGTCACAGTCGATCAGGATCTTTACGTCGAAGGTGGAAACGTCCGAATCGAAGGGAAAGTCAATGGCGACGTCATGACCGTTGACGGGAAAGCCTACACGGCGAGTGCTGGTAGTGTGACTGGAGAAATTAAGGAAATCGATCAATTATTTGAACGCGTATGGTACGGAATCAAGCGTCTATTTCAATAA
- the cdaA gene encoding diadenylate cyclase CdaA: protein MNYFSWQPLQFQLLKLGENVHWYDYINDVIDIAVVTFVIYRLMIIVKGTKAVQLIKGISVILISWFLSGFFGLKTLQFLLNQIITYGLLGIIIIFQPELRRGLEHLGRTSKFFSRSAISDEDEQVRIVDALVSSAQYMSKRRIGALVTIERETGLSEYVETGIPLGSQITSQLLINLFIPNTPLHDGAVIVQQGKLAAAACYLPLSESAHISKDLGTRHRAAIGVSEVTDSVTLVVSEETGGVSLAINGRLYRELDEESLRTKLLETIVKVEPTNTSFLNWMGAKK, encoded by the coding sequence GTGAATTACTTCAGCTGGCAACCACTTCAATTTCAATTGTTGAAACTGGGAGAAAACGTACATTGGTACGATTATATTAATGATGTGATTGATATCGCGGTCGTGACGTTCGTCATCTACCGTCTCATGATCATCGTCAAAGGGACGAAAGCTGTCCAGCTCATTAAAGGCATCTCGGTCATTTTGATCAGTTGGTTCCTGAGCGGCTTTTTTGGACTCAAAACATTGCAATTCTTACTGAATCAAATCATCACTTACGGGTTACTAGGGATCATCATCATTTTCCAACCCGAGCTCCGACGTGGACTCGAACACCTCGGACGAACGAGTAAATTCTTCTCACGCAGTGCGATCAGTGATGAAGATGAGCAAGTTCGAATCGTCGATGCGCTCGTATCGTCTGCTCAATACATGTCGAAGCGTCGTATCGGAGCGCTCGTGACGATTGAGCGTGAGACAGGACTAAGTGAATACGTCGAGACAGGCATTCCGCTCGGCTCGCAAATCACAAGTCAACTCTTGATCAACTTATTCATTCCGAATACGCCACTTCATGATGGTGCTGTCATTGTCCAGCAAGGCAAGTTAGCAGCTGCTGCCTGTTACTTACCGCTGTCAGAGAGCGCACATATTTCAAAAGATTTGGGCACACGTCACCGGGCAGCAATCGGAGTCAGTGAGGTAACGGATAGTGTCACACTCGTCGTCTCAGAGGAAACAGGTGGCGTTTCTCTCGCCATCAACGGACGCCTGTACCGAGAACTTGATGAAGAATCCTTACGGACGAAGTTGCTTGAGACAATCGTCAAGGTCGAACCGACGAATACTTCCTTCTTGAACTGGATGGGGGCGAAAAAATAA
- a CDS encoding CdaR family protein yields the protein MFEKWFNERWFLRIVAVALAVMLYLMVAGSNTTGKSDAASLLPIAGQGSTKFDVPITVQYDESQWVAYNIPDSMEVTVKGPSSSLTMLRLVQDFGLSIDLKGLDPGYHRVRVTATGFGKDVEVTPKQQTIEVFLDKKITKEVPVQVALLNKNKIAEGYVVGEAQPNQQTVEVTGGAEKLQAISAIQVPIDVTGRAETFKETFNAKATDANGNTINASYQPEQLEITVPIYKESKTVPINVKTKDNVKKGYTVIKIVPVTTQARLYGTKEELERIGSVDTEAVSLKGLTKTTEKTVKLVEPENATAMDPTRVTVNIVVEKENAKSTTETVEDRAEKTISGVNVTLNGFDESKYTIDYNQTIDVVVRGKESDLATIDATDIKAVIDVTGLKEGTHGLPISYQTSKAFDVLRPDNMDVTLKAVPRTSVPTN from the coding sequence ATGTTCGAAAAGTGGTTCAATGAACGCTGGTTCTTACGCATTGTCGCTGTCGCCTTAGCCGTCATGTTGTATCTGATGGTTGCAGGTTCGAATACGACAGGAAAAAGTGATGCGGCTAGCCTCTTACCGATCGCAGGACAAGGTTCAACGAAATTTGATGTGCCAATCACAGTCCAGTACGATGAATCGCAGTGGGTCGCTTATAATATTCCAGATAGTATGGAAGTGACCGTTAAAGGTCCTTCGAGTAGCTTGACGATGCTTCGGCTCGTTCAGGATTTTGGATTATCGATTGATTTAAAAGGACTTGATCCCGGATATCACCGTGTCCGTGTCACGGCAACCGGCTTCGGGAAAGATGTCGAAGTGACACCAAAACAACAGACGATTGAAGTCTTCCTTGATAAGAAGATTACAAAGGAAGTACCGGTACAAGTTGCCTTACTAAATAAAAATAAAATCGCTGAAGGATATGTCGTAGGTGAAGCACAGCCGAACCAACAAACGGTCGAAGTCACGGGTGGGGCAGAGAAGCTACAGGCAATTTCAGCGATTCAAGTTCCAATCGATGTAACAGGTCGAGCAGAGACGTTTAAAGAGACGTTCAATGCAAAAGCGACCGATGCAAATGGAAATACGATTAATGCATCGTACCAACCAGAGCAATTAGAAATCACAGTACCGATCTATAAGGAAAGTAAGACGGTACCGATCAATGTGAAAACAAAAGACAATGTCAAAAAAGGTTATACCGTCATTAAAATTGTTCCTGTCACGACACAAGCTCGTTTATATGGAACAAAAGAAGAATTAGAACGCATTGGTTCTGTTGATACAGAAGCTGTCTCGTTGAAAGGATTAACGAAGACGACTGAAAAAACAGTCAAACTCGTTGAACCAGAAAATGCAACAGCGATGGATCCGACGCGTGTTACAGTCAATATCGTCGTCGAAAAGGAAAATGCCAAGTCGACGACGGAAACCGTTGAGGATCGAGCTGAAAAAACGATTTCGGGTGTGAACGTTACATTGAATGGATTTGATGAATCGAAATATACGATTGATTACAATCAAACGATTGATGTTGTCGTCCGTGGGAAAGAATCTGATTTAGCAACGATCGATGCAACAGATATCAAAGCGGTCATCGACGTAACAGGACTGAAGGAAGGAACACATGGATTGCCGATCTCGTATCAGACGTCAAAAGCCTTTGATGTCTTGCGTCCTGATAATATGGATGTCACGCTGAAAGCTGTTCCCCGGACTTCTGTTCCGACCAATTAA
- the glmM gene encoding phosphoglucosamine mutase: MGKYFGTDGVRGVANVELTPELAYRLGRTGGYVLTKHESTRPKVLIGRDTRVSGQMLENALIAGLLSIGAEVMRLGVISTPGVAYLTKTMDATAGVMISASHNPVEDNGIKFFGSDGFKLDDATELEIEALLDEVEDTLPRPAGKELGFVHDYFEGAQKYLHMLRQTSDEDFSGIHVAIDGAHGATSSLAPRLFGDLEAEVSTIGTTPNGLNINDGVGSTHPEHLAAFVKEKSADVGLSFDGDGDRLIAVDENGDIVDGDKIMFICGKYLNELGRLKDNTIVATVMSNLGFHKTVEEHGMTALQTAVGDRYVVEEMRKNDYTLGGEQSGHIIFMDYSTTGDGMLSGVQLLQIMKATGKKLSELAAEMPIFPQRLVNIRVSDKNGAMSGPAVQAIIAEVEAEMAGNGRILVRASGTEPLVRVMAEAPTQEACDAYVERIANVVRENYALQEN, translated from the coding sequence ATGGGTAAGTATTTTGGAACTGACGGCGTACGCGGCGTCGCAAACGTAGAATTGACACCGGAGCTTGCGTACCGTCTTGGTCGAACAGGTGGTTACGTGTTGACGAAACACGAAAGCACACGACCAAAAGTGTTGATTGGGCGCGATACACGTGTTTCTGGTCAAATGCTTGAGAACGCGCTCATCGCTGGTCTTTTATCGATCGGTGCAGAAGTCATGCGTCTTGGTGTCATCTCGACACCGGGTGTCGCGTATCTGACAAAAACAATGGATGCGACAGCAGGAGTTATGATATCTGCTTCACACAATCCAGTTGAAGATAACGGAATCAAGTTCTTCGGCTCAGATGGCTTTAAGCTCGATGACGCAACAGAACTCGAAATCGAAGCATTACTCGATGAAGTAGAAGATACGTTACCGCGTCCAGCTGGTAAAGAACTCGGCTTCGTTCACGATTACTTTGAGGGTGCGCAAAAATACCTCCATATGCTTCGTCAGACATCGGATGAAGACTTCTCAGGTATTCATGTCGCGATCGATGGTGCACATGGTGCGACGTCAAGCCTTGCACCACGCCTATTCGGTGACTTGGAAGCAGAAGTGTCGACGATCGGAACAACTCCGAACGGACTCAACATCAACGATGGTGTTGGTTCGACACATCCAGAACATCTCGCTGCTTTCGTCAAAGAAAAGAGCGCGGATGTTGGTCTATCATTTGATGGAGATGGCGATCGCTTGATTGCTGTTGATGAGAACGGCGATATCGTCGATGGCGATAAAATCATGTTTATCTGCGGAAAATACTTGAACGAACTCGGTCGTCTGAAAGACAATACGATTGTCGCGACAGTCATGAGTAACCTCGGTTTCCATAAAACAGTCGAAGAACACGGGATGACGGCGCTTCAGACAGCCGTCGGTGATCGTTATGTCGTTGAAGAGATGCGTAAGAATGACTATACGCTTGGTGGCGAACAATCAGGTCATATCATTTTCATGGATTATTCAACGACAGGTGACGGTATGTTGTCAGGCGTCCAGTTGTTGCAAATCATGAAAGCGACAGGGAAGAAACTATCGGAACTCGCTGCTGAGATGCCAATCTTCCCACAACGTCTCGTCAACATCCGTGTTTCTGATAAAAATGGTGCAATGAGCGGTCCTGCCGTTCAAGCGATCATTGCAGAAGTCGAAGCAGAGATGGCAGGTAACGGACGGATCCTCGTTCGAGCGTCAGGTACAGAGCCACTCGTACGTGTCATGGCGGAAGCACCGACACAAGAGGCATGTGATGCATACGTTGAGCGGATCGCAAACGTTGTTCGTGAGAATTATGCGTTACAAGAAAACTAA
- the glmS gene encoding glutamine--fructose-6-phosphate transaminase (isomerizing): MCGIVGMIGQVNTKEILLKGLEKLEYRGYDSAGLAFVNDGVQVHKEVGRIAALREVVPAEADGTVGIGHTRWATHGVPSVPNAHPHQSASTRFTLVHNGVIENDEQLKAELNVDLLSDTDTEVIVQMIEKNFNETGDVAEAFRQTLRVLHGSYALALIDAENPDVLYVAKNKSPLLVGLGDGTFNVVASDAMAMLQVTDQFVELHDGEMIILTRDSVTIQDLDGNIQEREAYTAEIDASDIEKGTYAHYMLKEMDEQPAVIRNIVQKYQNEAGDITLDQSVRDLVLGRDRVYIIGCGTSYHAGLIGKQLIEQIAGIPTEVHISSEFGYNMPLLTEKPLFLFLSQSGETADSRAVLVEAKKLGHPALTITNVPGSTLSREANATLLLHAGPEIAVASTKAYTAQIAVLAVLAFDLAQAKGVAVNFDLMKELGKISSAMESVMSQKDRFQEIATEYLSESRNAFFIGRGQDAYVGMEGALKLKEISYIQAEGYAGGELKHGPIALIEDNTPVIALVTQPHVHLNNRGNVKEVVARGANACVIAAEGLELPTDAFVIPAVEPLLSPLLSVLPLQLISYYAALGRDCDVDKPRNLAKSVTVE; encoded by the coding sequence ATGTGCGGAATCGTAGGTATGATTGGACAGGTCAACACGAAGGAAATTCTATTAAAAGGTCTCGAGAAGCTCGAGTACCGCGGTTATGACTCGGCAGGTCTTGCGTTCGTCAATGACGGCGTTCAAGTCCATAAAGAAGTAGGCCGGATTGCTGCGCTACGCGAAGTCGTTCCTGCAGAGGCAGACGGAACAGTCGGAATCGGACACACACGCTGGGCGACACACGGTGTCCCAAGCGTACCAAACGCGCACCCGCATCAAAGTGCTTCAACACGTTTCACACTCGTGCACAACGGCGTCATCGAGAACGATGAGCAGTTGAAAGCAGAATTGAACGTCGATCTTCTCAGCGACACGGATACAGAAGTCATCGTTCAGATGATTGAAAAGAACTTTAACGAGACAGGTGATGTTGCGGAAGCATTCCGTCAAACTCTTCGCGTCTTGCACGGTTCGTATGCCCTCGCATTGATTGATGCGGAAAACCCAGATGTCTTATACGTCGCGAAAAACAAATCACCACTTCTCGTTGGTCTCGGTGACGGGACATTCAACGTCGTCGCATCAGACGCAATGGCAATGTTGCAAGTAACGGATCAATTCGTTGAGTTGCATGACGGTGAGATGATCATCTTGACCCGTGATAGCGTTACGATCCAAGATCTCGACGGTAACATCCAAGAGCGTGAAGCATATACGGCTGAAATCGATGCATCAGATATCGAAAAAGGAACGTATGCGCACTACATGCTCAAAGAGATGGATGAGCAACCAGCTGTTATCCGCAACATCGTTCAAAAATATCAAAATGAAGCAGGCGACATCACACTCGACCAATCGGTTCGTGATCTCGTACTCGGTCGTGACCGTGTCTACATCATCGGTTGCGGAACAAGCTACCATGCTGGTTTGATCGGAAAACAGTTGATTGAACAAATCGCTGGTATCCCAACAGAAGTCCACATCTCTTCTGAGTTCGGATACAACATGCCATTATTGACAGAGAAACCACTCTTCCTATTCCTTTCACAATCAGGTGAAACAGCGGATAGCCGTGCCGTTCTCGTTGAAGCGAAAAAACTCGGTCACCCAGCATTGACGATCACGAACGTTCCAGGATCAACATTGTCACGTGAAGCAAACGCGACGTTGTTACTCCATGCGGGTCCAGAAATCGCCGTTGCTTCAACAAAAGCGTATACAGCTCAAATCGCTGTCCTCGCTGTTCTTGCGTTTGACCTCGCTCAAGCGAAAGGGGTTGCTGTCAACTTCGATCTCATGAAGGAACTCGGTAAAATCTCAAGTGCGATGGAATCGGTCATGTCTCAAAAAGATCGTTTCCAAGAAATCGCGACAGAGTACTTGTCTGAATCACGTAACGCGTTCTTCATCGGTCGCGGACAAGATGCATATGTCGGGATGGAAGGTGCATTGAAACTCAAAGAGATCTCGTATATCCAAGCAGAAGGATATGCAGGTGGCGAGCTCAAGCACGGTCCAATCGCTTTGATCGAAGACAACACACCAGTCATCGCACTCGTGACACAACCACACGTTCACCTCAACAACCGTGGGAACGTCAAGGAAGTCGTCGCACGTGGTGCAAACGCGTGTGTCATCGCAGCAGAAGGTCTTGAATTGCCAACGGATGCATTCGTCATCCCAGCAGTCGAGCCACTCTTGTCACCGCTCTTGTCGGTCTTGCCACTTCAATTGATTTCATACTATGCGGCACTCGGTCGCGACTGTGACGTCGATAAGCCACGTAACTTGGCGAAGTCAGTAACGGTTGAATAA
- a CDS encoding DUF4365 domain-containing protein — MPNTNWIKLSPLQIGKYAEYFAKMEFASYGCDVYTSEVDDHGIDFIVKDKNGRFCEVQVKSLRGTGYVFMQKNKFDITNKNLYLALLIFNGEKLPEIFLIPATAWKISNKIFVDRNYEKPDQKSKPEYGINISKKNYPLLEIFKFEDSIQDFLLENDTTNTNF, encoded by the coding sequence ATGCCGAATACTAATTGGATAAAACTTAGTCCATTACAAATCGGAAAATATGCAGAGTATTTTGCAAAAATGGAATTTGCATCTTATGGATGCGATGTATACACATCAGAAGTAGATGATCACGGAATAGATTTTATTGTAAAAGATAAAAATGGTCGTTTCTGTGAAGTACAAGTAAAGTCCCTTAGAGGAACCGGTTATGTGTTTATGCAAAAAAACAAGTTCGATATTACTAATAAAAATCTCTATTTGGCTTTATTAATATTTAATGGTGAAAAGTTACCAGAGATTTTTCTTATTCCTGCAACAGCATGGAAAATATCTAATAAAATATTTGTTGATAGAAATTATGAGAAACCCGATCAAAAAAGCAAGCCTGAATATGGAATAAATATATCTAAAAAGAACTATCCCCTTCTTGAAATCTTTAAATTCGAGGACTCTATTCAGGATTTTTTATTAGAAAATGATACTACAAATACTAATTTCTAA
- a CDS encoding alpha/beta hydrolase, whose protein sequence is MITKSKNLYLPGPGPAVLLLHSFTGSANEMRGLARFLHTEGYTCYAPNYAGHGESPERLFATTIEDVWQSAQDGLSFLHDQGYKHVFLIGQSLGGVMALRLAEQSGCAGLVLLSTPVLERTIAGLEHRVRRYTERYFQFDDRSPEWIADFVDRHFPRPEKDLRALQQFIIETEVLLPSINQPIALFLGALDDAVYHASLERIETAVSSRDQKKVLLPNSKHLLTLDRDKQRLFDEILVFLKTHPIPSLKPSADVQ, encoded by the coding sequence ATGATCACAAAATCAAAGAATTTGTACTTACCGGGACCTGGACCTGCTGTTTTGTTATTGCACAGCTTTACCGGTAGTGCGAATGAGATGCGGGGGCTCGCTCGCTTTTTACATACGGAAGGATATACCTGTTATGCACCGAATTATGCTGGGCACGGGGAATCGCCGGAGCGCTTATTTGCGACGACGATCGAAGACGTTTGGCAGTCGGCGCAAGACGGACTTTCATTTTTACATGACCAAGGGTACAAACACGTCTTTTTGATCGGACAATCGCTCGGTGGGGTGATGGCGCTTCGACTGGCAGAGCAGTCAGGATGCGCGGGACTCGTCTTACTCTCGACGCCGGTTCTTGAACGAACGATTGCAGGACTTGAGCACCGCGTCCGTCGTTATACGGAACGGTATTTTCAATTTGACGACCGTTCGCCAGAGTGGATCGCAGACTTTGTAGACCGTCATTTTCCACGACCGGAAAAAGATTTACGGGCACTTCAGCAATTCATCATCGAGACAGAAGTACTCTTGCCAAGTATTAATCAGCCCATTGCTTTGTTCCTTGGCGCATTAGATGATGCAGTTTATCATGCAAGTCTTGAACGAATTGAAACAGCAGTATCGAGCCGAGACCAAAAAAAAGTTCTTCTTCCGAACAGTAAACATTTACTGACGCTTGACCGAGACAAACAACGTCTGTTTGATGAAATTCTCGTCTTCTTGAAGACACATCCGATACCTTCCTTGAAACCGTCAGCTGATGTGCAGTAG
- a CDS encoding short chain dehydrogenase has protein sequence MRILVVGASGTIGQAVVEQLSERHEIIRAGRSGADVQVDITSEESIRAMYEAVGSVDAVISATGGAHFGPLTDLTPELNQIGIDSKLKGQVNLVLLGLKSVRDGGSFTLTTGIMMDDPIRQGASAALANGGVKAFVHAAAIEMPRGIRINSVSPNVLIESLEKYGPFFRGFEAVPASRVATAFEKSVEGAQTGQNYEVY, from the coding sequence ATGAGAATTTTAGTAGTAGGGGCTAGTGGAACGATTGGTCAGGCAGTCGTCGAACAGTTGAGTGAGCGACATGAAATCATTCGTGCTGGGCGAAGCGGAGCAGATGTGCAAGTCGACATCACATCAGAGGAAAGTATTCGGGCGATGTATGAAGCAGTAGGTTCTGTTGATGCCGTCATCAGTGCTACAGGTGGCGCTCATTTTGGTCCATTGACGGACTTAACACCGGAGCTTAATCAAATCGGGATCGATAGTAAACTAAAGGGTCAAGTCAATCTCGTCTTACTTGGTTTGAAGTCAGTACGAGACGGGGGAAGTTTTACATTGACGACCGGCATCATGATGGACGATCCGATTCGCCAAGGCGCATCCGCGGCTCTCGCGAACGGTGGGGTCAAAGCGTTCGTTCATGCAGCAGCGATCGAGATGCCACGAGGCATTCGGATCAACAGCGTCAGTCCGAATGTACTGATTGAGTCGCTCGAGAAGTACGGACCGTTCTTCCGTGGTTTTGAAGCCGTTCCGGCGTCACGTGTCGCAACGGCGTTCGAAAAGAGTGTCGAAGGGGCACAGACGGGGCAAAATTACGAAGTCTATTAA
- a CDS encoding isochorismatase family protein translates to MKQAVLVIDFQQELVDGNTEERPVYLKEQVAHVIEAVVLEADDRNIPVVFIRDLDVAGGAGAGFAVHDSIPVPTSSVTFDKAATNAFHGTPLLDHLRQASIEHLIVLGCKTEHCIDTAVRSATVHGFDVTLVADGHTTNGSDVLTPEQMIAHHNQVLHGHYNVEHFAIVRPSTDDVFTPIHNDYRT, encoded by the coding sequence ATGAAACAAGCGGTCCTAGTGATTGATTTTCAACAGGAACTCGTCGACGGAAACACGGAAGAACGTCCGGTATACTTAAAAGAACAAGTTGCACACGTCATCGAAGCAGTCGTACTTGAAGCAGACGACCGGAATATCCCGGTCGTCTTCATCCGTGATCTAGATGTGGCAGGAGGGGCGGGTGCTGGTTTTGCAGTCCATGACTCGATTCCTGTTCCAACATCGAGTGTTACGTTTGATAAAGCAGCGACGAATGCGTTTCATGGTACACCCTTGCTCGACCATCTACGCCAAGCCTCGATTGAACATCTGATCGTCTTAGGCTGTAAGACCGAGCACTGTATCGATACCGCGGTACGTAGTGCGACGGTACATGGCTTTGATGTCACACTCGTCGCCGACGGACATACGACGAACGGCTCCGATGTACTGACGCCTGAACAAATGATTGCTCACCACAATCAAGTCTTACACGGACACTATAATGTCGAGCACTTTGCAATCGTCCGTCCGTCGACGGACGATGTCTTCACCCCAATTCACAATGACTACCGAACATGA
- a CDS encoding GNAT family N-acetyltransferase, producing the protein MIELRKVTAPDYERYATLVQDERVMRYITEQALTEAETKQRFERILEQQQHDRLGSYLTFAKEEWIGIGHVTRSQTQPFEAELGYMLLPGHWGKGYGTAIAGRLLQLATEEELQVVTATIDPAHEASRRILIGLGFESTYIGPIDGLPGETLQKTLETAE; encoded by the coding sequence ATGATTGAATTACGAAAAGTGACAGCGCCCGATTACGAACGATACGCGACGCTCGTTCAAGACGAACGCGTCATGCGTTACATCACGGAACAGGCGTTAACAGAGGCAGAAACGAAACAACGCTTTGAGCGAATCCTTGAACAACAACAGCACGACCGACTTGGTTCTTATCTCACTTTTGCTAAAGAGGAATGGATTGGTATTGGTCACGTGACGCGGAGTCAAACACAGCCGTTCGAAGCAGAACTCGGTTATATGTTGCTACCGGGTCACTGGGGAAAAGGATACGGTACAGCGATTGCTGGGCGTCTGTTACAGCTAGCAACAGAAGAAGAGTTACAAGTCGTCACGGCGACGATTGATCCAGCGCATGAAGCATCGCGTCGTATTTTAATAGGACTTGGCTTTGAATCGACATATATCGGACCGATTGACGGACTACCAGGAGAAACGTTACAGAAGACGTTGGAAACTGCGGAATGA